One Oscillospiraceae bacterium genomic region harbors:
- the recA gene encoding recombinase RecA, with product MAAKKDTTPKTPGPASDKKQALETALAQIEKQFGKGAVMKLGANIAMQVDAIPTGSLGLDLALGIGGVPRGRIIEVYGPESSGKTTLALHILAEAQKMGGEVAFIDVEHALDPVYAAALGVDIDSLLVSQPDTGEQAMEICEALVRSGAIDAIIVDSVAAMVPKAEIEGEMGDSHVGLQARLMSQALRKLTGVIGKTNTVCIFINQLREKVGVVYGSPEVTTGGRALKYYSSVRIDVRRIEGLKDSTGAFIGNRTRAKVVKNKVAPPFREAEFDIMFGEGISKIGEILDLGVKLGVVQKSGAWFNYGDVRLGQGRDNAKIFLKEHPEISDEIEKIVRANADRLLAAGKKGTVKPLDPSEIVKPAADGEAPAAASAPAAKTTGSEVDLDIMVDE from the coding sequence ATGGCAGCAAAAAAAGATACGACACCCAAGACCCCCGGCCCGGCCTCTGACAAGAAGCAGGCGTTGGAAACGGCCCTGGCGCAGATCGAAAAACAGTTTGGCAAAGGCGCCGTGATGAAGCTGGGCGCCAACATCGCCATGCAGGTCGACGCCATCCCCACCGGCAGCCTGGGCCTGGACCTGGCCCTGGGTATCGGCGGTGTGCCCCGCGGCCGTATCATCGAGGTCTACGGCCCCGAATCCTCTGGTAAAACTACGCTGGCTCTGCACATTCTGGCCGAAGCCCAGAAGATGGGCGGCGAAGTCGCGTTCATCGACGTTGAGCATGCGCTGGACCCCGTGTACGCCGCCGCGTTGGGCGTAGACATTGACAGCCTGCTGGTCAGCCAGCCGGATACCGGTGAGCAGGCCATGGAAATCTGCGAAGCACTGGTGCGCTCCGGCGCTATCGATGCCATTATCGTGGACTCGGTCGCTGCTATGGTGCCCAAAGCCGAAATCGAGGGCGAGATGGGCGACAGCCATGTCGGCCTGCAGGCCCGCCTGATGAGCCAGGCTCTGCGTAAGCTGACCGGCGTTATCGGCAAGACGAACACCGTCTGCATCTTCATCAACCAGCTGCGTGAGAAGGTCGGCGTGGTCTACGGCAGCCCCGAGGTCACCACCGGCGGCCGCGCGCTGAAATACTACTCCAGCGTGCGTATCGACGTGCGCCGTATCGAGGGCCTGAAGGACTCCACCGGCGCTTTCATCGGCAACCGCACCCGCGCCAAGGTCGTGAAAAACAAGGTGGCCCCGCCGTTCCGCGAGGCTGAGTTTGACATCATGTTCGGCGAGGGCATCTCTAAAATCGGTGAGATTTTGGACCTGGGCGTCAAGCTGGGCGTTGTGCAGAAGAGCGGCGCCTGGTTCAACTACGGCGATGTCCGCCTGGGCCAGGGCCGCGATAACGCCAAGATCTTCCTGAAAGAGCACCCGGAGATCTCGGACGAGATCGAGAAGATCGTGCGTGCCAATGCGGACCGCCTGCTGGCCGCCGGTAAAAAGGGCACCGTGAAGCCGCTGGACCCCTCGGAAATCGTTAAGCCGGCCGCCGATGGGGAAGCCCCTGCCGCAGCCTCCGCCCCCGCTGCCAAGACCACCGGCAGTGAGGTAGACCTGGACATCATGGTTGATGAATAA
- a CDS encoding recombination regulator RecX, which yields MPQLTQIKETKKGRMALFFDGKFAFSLDADTFAKADLHEEDLLEEWQIEDLRKQSDTRRALDKAMDYLSLRDHAAGELYQKLCRKFDEHSAAYAVARAGELGLLNDADFARRRAAELLRKRKSRREILLDLTAKGIDRDTAAEAVEALYAEADDGEDPELANARALVERHYAAKLAAGKRDQVAAALARRGFSHSVIRAALAED from the coding sequence ATGCCCCAGCTGACACAAATCAAGGAAACGAAAAAAGGCCGTATGGCGCTGTTTTTTGACGGCAAGTTTGCCTTTTCCCTCGATGCGGATACCTTTGCCAAGGCTGACCTGCACGAGGAAGACCTGCTGGAAGAATGGCAGATCGAGGACCTGCGCAAGCAGAGCGACACCCGCCGTGCGCTGGATAAGGCCATGGATTATCTCTCGCTGCGGGACCATGCGGCGGGGGAACTGTACCAGAAACTCTGCCGCAAGTTCGACGAGCACAGCGCCGCCTACGCGGTGGCGCGCGCCGGAGAACTGGGCCTTTTGAACGATGCCGATTTTGCCCGCCGCCGTGCCGCGGAGCTGCTGCGCAAGCGGAAATCCCGCCGCGAAATTTTGCTGGACCTGACGGCGAAGGGTATCGACCGCGATACCGCTGCCGAAGCCGTGGAAGCACTGTATGCCGAAGCCGATGACGGCGAAGACCCTGAACTGGCCAATGCCCGCGCCCTGGTGGAGCGGCACTATGCCGCCAAACTGGCCGCCGGCAAGCGGGATCAGGTAGCGGCCGCGCTGGCCCGCCGCGGGTTCAGCCACAGTGTCATCCGCGCCGCGCTGGCGGAGGATTGA